The nucleotide window CCGGTATAACTTACCGCTCCTCGCTCCAGGGTCCTCTTTGCCTCCGGGAGCCACTACTTAGAACGTCTTAACACCTGCCAGTGTCCGTTTGGGTCCGGATTCATTTTGGTGTGTAGTTtagggtctgaattcattttgagGTATGAGTCTGGCTCTGGTCTTCACGGTATATTGGACACAGATGGCAATATAGTGTATGTCTGGGGGCACATAGAGGGGCACAATTCATCTCTGGGGCCTTTGTGTGCGTGGCACAGTATATATAGAAGACTGGTGATGATCAATCGTCagaccatgctgggagttgtactttttttttaccgtgACTTGACTGAGATGTCTGTCCTCGTCTAATCGAGGTCTAGTCATTTCTGTACCTTCTCAGAGAAGCCATGAACCTTATGAATACAATGTAGGTTCACCTTTCCAcatcattttacagtttatataaagTTAATCAGATCAATTCACGATACGATAAAAAGTTGATTTACCACTTTGAAAAACTGCCCTTACAAACACAATGCATTACTTGTTACAGCCGGTGCCATAGACCAAAGCTATATTCACCGTTCTgttggttgtcattggaaacagtcagcaagcttgttgacagacaaCAGATcaaaactctaagggtatgttcacacggcctatttacggacgtaattcgggcgtttttgccccgaattacgtctgaaaatagcgcctcaatagcgctgacaaacatctgcccattgaaagcaatgggcagacgtttgtctgttcacacgaggcgtatatttacgcgccgctgtcaaatgacggcgcgtaaatagacgcccgcgtagaagaagtgacctgtcacttctttggccgtaattggagccgctattcattgactccaatgaatagcagcgctaattacggccgtaattgacgcggcgttcaagcgcctgcacatgccggtacggctgaaattacggggatgttttcaggctgaaacatccccgtaatttcagccgttacggacccccgccgtgtgaacataccctaacagtttagCTGAGCTCCTAAAATGCAGCAGAAGGGTTAGTTTATTCTACATCAGATTACTGCTCAGGGCCTGGTGTAAAGACTGCACTTCTCAATAGACAAATCGGACATTGAACCAGTAAGGAAtgatgggagatttcagctctgaagcctgcagcatGGTGAATGCAGAAACAGAGGATCGACAAGTAAGCAATGTAGTTACAAAGTTGCTCAAGGAGGAATTCTATATGTAAAATGATGGACGTATGTAAAGAAGTTTCTCCTCTAGAGCCTGCTTTCTGACGGTCTCCTCTTCATCTTCCCAGGTCAATGCTGTATAATGGCTCCGATGTTATCCGGGACCTAGAATGGGTCGTCTTTGATGAGGTTCATTATATTAATGACGCTGAGGTACGTGTTCATTATTGTAATCGTACCGAAGTGAGCCCCTCTCACAACCTTATTAACCCTATTTATATCCCCTCCCCCTCCTAGCGTGGTGTTGTTTGGGAAGAGGTTCTCATAATGCTACCTGACCATGTGAATATCATTCTGCTGAGCGCCACCGTCCCCAACACCGTGGAGTTTGCAGATTGGATTGGGTGAGTCATTTACTAGCAGAATTATATTTGTGGTGACCTATAATATTTATGTCTCTCCTTTCTCCGGTGTGACGTCCTTAACCGCTTGCCCACACATGGCGAGTATGGAAGCGGCAGGCATTAGCCAGATCATGGCAAACATACTCGTCATTCTGATCGCTTGGGCACTGCTACATTGCCCGTATGATCAGGAGCGAGCAATGGCTGTAACCCGCTTCTGATCCCCGTCATTTAACCCTCTGTGTGCAGTGAAATTCGAGAAATCCCTGTAATACAATATGGGCCTTTAGGAAAATCCCAGTACATTgtagttaaaataaaataaaaaacaatgtcaatttTTCTaccaatgtgaaaaaaaaaaaatctatgaaaaaacatacaaacgcgcattttttttttacaatatataaaatgcatcaactataagtcctaagacataaaataatatacacaactGTAACAACCagtacaaaaaaatgtataaattcgGTATATggcattaaaactgcagcggaattgttttggttttttttctctgcatttcttccatataaaaatatttttttaaaaaagcgcaTGTATATGTACCAAAGATTGTACCTACATAAATTATAACTCGATCCGGAAATAACAAGTCCTTGCTTGGCTACGTTGaccaaaaaagattttttttttatgactgcCCAAATGCAAAGCAGCAAAATAAACAGTTCATGTCCTCAAAATCCTTTATTGTTCAAAGGATCTTCCAGCGATTATCTGATCACAGGGTGCACCAACTGTAGAGGAATTCTGCAGCAAGTGTTCAAATCCCCTGGAGCGCCACctcaggggaaatgaagtattacacagtactcattgaaatcaatgggctgtctgtgtaatataAGGACATGCGGGTTCCCCCACCGCAAGGGACACTCCCCGCTCCggataatagatgagggtcctgtatGGTGGACTCCCCTATTAACATAGaatatttaaaaatgggttttcaaaaccagacgacccctttaaatccTCTATTCAGCCATTTCTTCGTTCTTTTGGTGTCTTTCAATGGCAGCAGACAACTTCTAATGTTAGTCATTACAGCATTTATGGGGATGGACAGACCCTCAGTAGCATAACCATGAACATTGCACATTTATATGCTATTCCGAGTCTGTGGAGAGCTGGGTGACCACCCCTATGGGCAGCACCATTACTGGTGTTCATGGGTGTAACCAAGATCATGCCGAATACTGATTTATTGTAATGAAATTCCCGTTTgttattttcattcatttattttaattgCTGCTCTGTAATAAAATCTTACAGGAGAATTAAGAAGAAGAAAATTTATGTGATCAGCACGACAAAGAGGCCGGTCCCATTAGAACATTATCTGTACACGGGAAACAGTCAGAAGACACTGAATCAGTTTTTTCTGCTGCAAGATGCCACTGGAGTCTTCCAAACCAAGGGGTAAGATCCGGAACCATCAACCACTGTGTTTTAGGTGCAGGCATCGGTCTATACTACATGGAGATATTAGGGGCTTTGTACCCAATACATGAATTTTGggcttaaagcgaccctccattatctggaaaaaaatataaatgcgatggggtatatggagtaatattacctggtgccccttCTCCCCACCTATGCTGTGGATCCGTCGTTTTAGGGTCCCATCTgtgttgtttttaaaaatggccacaTCACTTCTCCGACTCCGTCAAAAACACTCCCTCTATTCACCGATTGGACAGAACTGCCCACGTGAGCAGTTCTGGCCAATTAGAAAaccgtgggagtgtctcagactcataATCTAAGAAGTGCGGCAGTCATTTTtggacagcacagaggggaccctttCGCTGTAAGCTCCTAAAGCAAATATTTCTCCATCCTTCAAGGTGGCTGCCGGCACTGTGTGTCAATGATGAGGCCTAATAAAGTAATTTATGTGAAAGAACACAACACGGCTGAccttgatttaaaggggttgtccagaatttggaaagatggctgctttcttcctaaAACGGTGCCACTTCTATCCACTggttgtttgtggtattgcagctcagcctcattcactagTCTCTTGCTTTGTACTGCAGCCTGTATTCTTTAAACTGCGTTTTCATTGAGTACAGGCTGCTGTTAATGGTGCTTGTATTCTGTGTAAGTCACATACCAGGTAGAACGTGAGAATCTTATTTACCTGACACCCGGAAGGCTTGTTATCAGGTTTTATATTTGGATATTGCGCATTATACAATTTTGTAATTAAATAGCTAGACTGAAGCATCACTGTAGAAAATAATGATGATGTCCATACTGAGACCTTCCTAATATAAAAGGCAATCTCCTCTATCTCTATAGATATTATTCTGCAGTGGAAGCAAAGAAGGAGCGGTCATCGAAGTACTCGCAGACATTTGGCGCCAAACACCCACATGGAGGTGGAGCCGGACATGTAAGTGACATAAGAGTTGTGGGAGAGATCACTGAAACAGTGACCAGGATGGGTGAAGAATTTCTAAGGAGGGAGATAAGCAGCAGACAATGCCACTAGTGCCGCTGATCTATTGGAAATCAGTAGGATCAGATGTGTCCTTACATTTATGCAATTGTTGCCGGATCCTGATAAAAAGACTGGGATCCACCAACAAATATTgtccctgagttacagcctgtatcatAACCTACAGCTGCAGTCCCAATTCTGCATCCTACAGAAATGAAACGTCCTGGCATCCCCTGCTTGCTCAATGACTGCTCAGAGCTTTACACAAGACACTTTACAGAAAACTCATGTAGGAAAAACTAATCTAAGGTGTTAGAGGAGTGTCTGACAACAAACGTGTCGGCTGTTTTCCATAGTAAccggcagaattgtgaatgcagctctggactataatacatgtGGTAACTCAGAATCCGTATTAGAAATGTTTCAATGTATAATTCAACTTTTATGTAGAAACACTAAATTGTCGCTGAAAGGCCATGCCTTTTTAAAGTGAACTTCCATCTTTTAATACCACATTATTTTTAGGTCTAACCTTCTGCGCTGAGTAatttaataatatatctttacagcAGTTGGACCTCCGTTTTTCTGATCCAAATTCCCTTATAATTCCAAATAAACACAGTGAGATGATATCGTTCgggttgcctgcagccaccactagggggagcttaggagcttacagcATACTGGtttattatggagttcaatgtataaatagtatacgatgagctccctctagtggtggctgcaggcggccagaattatattataatttatgtctatgcaagggatttggaactctgtattaaccggttcccgaccgctggctgtgtatttacgtccggcggtcagggtccttaaaatccgcgccatagactatttacggcgctgGTTTTGGCTTGCTTCCCGAGCGATCAGGcatctgaatgtcgggtctccggctgtcagtgactgctgtggaccctgaggagaagatagaggcACCTTTCGCGGCTTTTagcttctctgatctcttctacacagcgctcaatgacagcgccgctgtctctattggtcttggtgctaataaaaacgacagcttgtctcgcaaaaactaagccctcacgccgctcaaacgatggaaaaatagaagttatggctctcagaatgtggtaaaaccgaacaaatattttttttttaaccaatagttttttctttgtaaaagaagtaaaatattatttttttttcctattttctgttgtctaaaacctgcgtcttatagtccgaaaaatacaatattttctgGTTACTGATACAATATGGGCGCCTGCGCTAATGGCGACATCTGTTCCTGCAGGATAAGGGCACTTGGCTGTCTCTCGTTCAGTCTCTGCGGCAGAGGGACGCTCTACCTGTTGTGGTTTTCACCTTCTCCCGTTCTCGGTGTGAGCAGAATGCTGGCGCTCTGACCACCATTGACTTGTGTACGGCGTCCGAAAAGAGCGAAATCCAGACGTACTACAACAAATGCCTAAGCCGTCTGCGTGGTGGCGATCGCCAGCTGCCGCAGGTTTGTACTGTCTCAGCGTCTATGGATCCTGATGACACCTATTTGTAGTCCGGCGGTACTGAGGTACTATAATTCCCTGCATGCTATGTGAGATAAATGATCTGTATATGATGTTGGCAGGTACTACATATGCTGGACCTCTTGAAGAGAGGGATCGGGATCCATCACAGTGGCATCCTGCCCATCCTGAAGGAAGTCGTGGAGATGTTATTCAGCCGTGGACTTGTCAAGGTCAGTGTTTGGCCCTTGCATATTACAGCTAGATTGGATAGCATGTTCAATTCCTCtccattttaaagatctctgcttgatgtcagtgaacaCAAGATTAAGACTTGCGCTGCTGCTTCTTTGTAATCGCACAGAAAATTTCCTACTCTGATACATTGTGACAAACTCATCCGATGTGGtgtgtattaggtctgtacaggtttccaGCTTCTGGGGGCAAACAAAAACATATTCACTGGCAGtaagcagggatcttgaaaatgGGGAGAAATTGAAAGACAAAGTATATCGGAAAGTTGCAAAacctttcattatacaatgattaaagggGGTTTCTTTTTACACACAACCTCTGTAATATGAAAGCCTGGTGCGGCTCCCAGGGGGAGATATACATGGCTATACACTTCCTCCACCCGCAGGCACCTGCAGGGTTGCATgccgggtataaaaaaaaaatggccgcccGAGTAATTTATGAATGGACCGGGTCCGCTAGAAAATAATCTCTTCTGTCTTCATTACGAGTTGTGTCTTCAAAGCTCAATGGGAGAGATTAACTAAGAATTTTTTTCAAACTTCGCTGAAAAAAGCGGAGTACGTGGCGTGCACTTTTTTATGTTAACATTTTTAGAGCCTTTATTTGGCTCAaaatattggtgtatatgtacgtCAGCCATAAGGGGGtgtaaggaagagaaaggtgCCTAAGATTGCTGGCAAGTTGTGCAAATTTATTATGCCACAttcaccactttgataaatttgtcacAATTTTCACGGTCTTGTGAATTCACGCGCCTTACTTTACGGATGATAAATCTCCCCCGCACTTGAGTAGCAGCTCCAGTGGTTTTTGAGGTTTGTTTGCAGAATAACGGTTCCTCTTGTGTGATCCTCAGATCCTGTTTGCCACCGAGACATTTGCTATGGGGGTTAACATGCCAGCTCGTACTGTGGTGTTTGATTCAATCAGAAAACATGATGGTACCAACTTCAGAGACCTGACTCCTGGTATGTGACATCCGCTTCCTGCTATCATTTACTGAGGTGAATAATTAAAatcacttaaaggggtagtcccatgGTTAAGAGTTGTCTCCtaaccacagaataggtgataacatgctgatcacgaGAACGAGGGTCCCgttcctccgaatgaatggagcggcaggtcaaGCATGCTCACTGCCTCTCCATTCACTGTCTGCGGGACTGCCGGAGGTAGCGGAGTACAGTGCTCGATTATCTCTGGCGGTGCCataaagaatgaatggagcggcaggtcaaGCATGCTCACTGTCTGCGGGACTGCCGGAGGTAGCGGAGTACAGTGCTCGATTATCTCTGGCGGTGCCataaagaatgaatggagcggcaggtcaaGCATGCTCACTGTCTGCGGGACTGCCGGAGGTAGCGGAGTACAGTGCTCGATTATCTCTGGCGGTGCCataaagaatgaatggagcggcaggtcaaGCATGCTCACTGTCTGCGGGACTGCCGGAGGTAGCGGAGTACAGTGCTCGATTATCTCTGGCGGTGCCataaagaatgaatggagcagcagggcgcaAGCACGACCTGCCCCTCCATTCATTCAAAGGAACAGGATCCcacggtcagacccccaccgaccagcatgttatcacctatcctgtggttaggggacaacatttaatcttgggacaactccTATAATAGTCGCTCTAGGATTGTGTTCATTGTTTGGGGAACACTGATTCTATAAAGCACCTCCTTTTAAAGGAGTTTCCCGGGAGGGAATAAAATAACACAACAACAGGTACTCGCCCTTTGAAGCCCCCGCTACTCCAGCACGGGCACTCCATTCGCCACCGCTACTGTCCCAAAAGCTCCGGCTGTGGTCACGTGCCGTCCATGGCAGCATCACCACTGAGGCCAGCAATTGTCTGCAGTGGCATGGGACCGATAAACTAAACGTGACCGCAGCTTCCAGGACCGGAGCAGCGGCAAACAGGGTGTCAacgctgatgggggggggggtgtttcagAGAGTAAGTACCTGTTGGTGTATGATTTTATACCCTCCCCTGCTGTCCTGAAAATTTTTACAACTTCCGTATAACCTCTTTAAGCATAGTTTCCATGTGATGTGATAAAGTAACTGCCAATCTTCATATAGGAGAATATATACAGATGGCTGGACGCGCCGGGCGACGAGGACTGGATAACACTGGGATGGTGATAATATTGTGTAAATCAGATGTGCCCGAGATGAGTGAtctgcacaagatgatgatggtGAGAATGGGGAGATGGAGAATTAAAGCCAGCAAAATGATGGCATCTGGGCTGGTTGTCTTTAAAACTGGTGGTCAGACAGAAACATATGATATAGATATTAGATATAATAGatcaatagatagatatgagagatagatatgagagatagatagatagatagatagatagatagatagatagatagatagatagatagatagatagatagatagatagatagatagatagatagatagatatgagagatagatagatagatagatagatagatagatagatatgagagatagatagatagatagatagatagatagatagatagagagatagatagatagatagatatgagatagatagatagatagatagatagatatgagatagatagatagatagatagatagatagatagacagatatgagatagatagatatgagatagatagatagacagatagatagatatgagatagatagatagacagatagatagatagatagatagatagatatgagatagatagatagatatgagatagatagatagatatgagatagatagatagatagatagatatgagatagatagatagatagatattagatagatagatatgagatagatagatagatagacagatatgagatagatagatagacagatatgagatagatagatagatatgagatagatagatagatatgagatagatagatagagagataaatATGGCTCAAAGGGCTATTCCCGGCGTTATGGGATGTGTGGCAGCAGCGAACTACACCCAAGTAAGGGCAAACATCACAGGAGGAAGAGTCCACCCGCACCTTTAACCTTATTGTGTGTTTCTTAGCAAAACAATTTGCACCCCTCTAATTCTTCATTTTCTCCTCCCGTCCAGGGGAAGCCCACCCAGCTGCATTCCCAGTTCCGTCTCACATACTCCATGATCCTGAATCTCCTCCGTGTTGAGGCTTTGAGAGTAGAGGACATGATGAAAAGGAGTTTTGCTGAAGCCCGAACCCAAAAAGATAGCAAGGTGAGCGCCTCTAATCTACAGAATGACGGGTGCGATCGAATGACAAACAACCCCTTAAAAGACCCTGCGGCTGTCggggcatgatgggagttgtagttttacaacggcTGGAGTAGCAGAGGTTGGGGAACATGGATTTAgatgttaataaaaaattttaaTTCATTTTACAGTCCCATGAACAACGTATAAAGGTCCTCACCAAGACTCTGGGCGATATGGGGGACATTGAATGCTCCGGGGACCTTGCAGACCTCTATGACTATTTTGTGACGGTGCAGGAACTCATGTGCACCAGGGAGATGTTGCAGGTAATATTCGGCTTACTCCACATTTTGAAGTATGGATTAGTGAATAGATCCGGCATGTCCGTGTACTCCATTTATAATTCTGTTCATCATATTATCAATGGATATCGGAGATTGTTATTCCATCAAAGAAACGGTAAACATTCCTATATTACATGGTGATATTAATGTATGAATGGTGGGGTCCGTCCCCTGCGACCTCCACTGATCCGAAAATCAATGGAGCGCCGCGCCCCCTATAGTGTTTATCCAGGTACAGTGCCATACATACGATTTTGGCTGTGActggtactgcaactcagccCTGTTTACTTgaatgggctgagctgcagtaccatgcACAGCAACACCTTTATGTATGGTGCTGTGCCCCTTCATTTTGCTGATTCCCAAGGACCCCCATAATCATACATTAATAGCCTTACCTAAGGATAAGTCACCAATTGAAagccctggacaatccctttaaagaggacctgtcacatccccaaataaataaaattagcagCATACCTTATCCCCTTCCTGACCGAATTTCAGAGCACATGTTTTGATAGGACCCCAGTTATTTTTGACGCCCAGTATgttaattaatgaatagattgacaACTGGGCGGTCTCCACGGCCCAGTGTCAAAGGGGCGTGAACCTGATCCGTTCTGTCAGTGTCCAATCAATGCAGACCGTGTTAAGCGGCTCCAGCAGCGTGATCTCGTCAGATTTCTAGTTCTTAAGATCTGCCTTCTCTTAGCAGCGCAAAGGGGAACCAGGATCTGTCACAGATGGTGAAGCAGCCGCAGAGGGGATCCAGGAGCCATCAGAAGCAGACGACTCCTGGATCCCCTTCGGCTGCTAACGGACGGCCGCACGATCTTGTGAAATGTAAGTCTGGCAAGATCGAGTTGCTGGATCCGCTCTGACATCCTCGCTAATTGGACAATGACAGAGCGACTCAGGTTCACGCCCCTTTGACACTGTGGattacccagttgtcaatttattcatcaatTTACATAATGGGAGTCACAAAATAATGGGTATGATACCAGAGAAACGGTGGCACTAACAGGTCTGAGGGGCCGCCGCCCTCAGACCCTGCATAGACATTACACATTGCATCAGTTTTGCTTGGGGTGTTCCTTAAAAAAATCATTGAGCCGATATCTTAAAAGGGTTAAGTGAAGaacttctgcatacactgtcttaCGTTCGATACGTGTCTCATTATCTAGAAAAAGGTGGTAGAATCCATCAATGGCATGAAGTGTCTAAGCATGGGACGTATCATCGTCATCAGCACAGAGTATCACCCCTGGGTGCCTGGAGTGATCCTGCAGGTAGGGGTTAACCCAGGACTCACTATAGACTTAGGAACTTGTGCAGATTACTGCAGAGAGTCATTGACTTTTGTCCTTCAGGTGTCCTCAGATGCCACCAACAGAGTCTACACCACACTGGTGCTGTGTGAGAAGAAACAAGATGGCAAAGTAGTCTCTATGGAGCGagtggagaaggagaagaagacggCTCCGTGTCCAGATGATCTATTAATGGGCAAGGTATTCCGACCCGAGGGTAAGAGAAAGCAAAAAAATCAGCAAATCCTGCCAGTATCCGCTCCTTAGTTGCACATTCGTTCTCTTATACGGATCGTGAATATGTACGCAAGAACAAAAGACTGAGAAAAGTCATACTAAAAAAGCGTTCATTTGCTTGCCCCTCCCACTCTAGGACCATGTGACTACAAGCTTCTGAGACTCCGCGCCACGGAAATTTTCATGATCACTGGGAAGACATTAAGAGTCCATGCCGATAAAGTTCTCGATGATGTCGCCAGGAGCCAAACCCCTCGTTTCAGGTAACAGACCGCAGGCTCAACTATACAATTGTAAAAACATTGCCCCAATTTGTTGCCGCTTTTTGGCTAATGACCGATATGAATGTTTTTATCATTCACAGAAATGACCCCCCGGGGCCGGCAGTGTCTGGTGTGACGCAGGAGCTCTCTCGGCTGGCGGACCTGCCCCTTGGGTCACTGACATCACTCTGTCCTGTGAATGATCTGCAGCTGAAGGAACTGGAAGTGGTGGAggccgtcagcaggatcaggagACTAGAAGGAGCCTTGAGAGGATTCAGCTGCCCAAACAGTCCTCGTTTTACCTCCCAGGTGATCTCATCATTGACTTTTATACACAATATTGTCTCCTGACGCTGTTCAGGCATTTCCCCCCCCATCCCTTATGGTTAGTTTGTTCTCATGAATCCACCCGTTTTGTCCTTTTAGTATCTCCGTCTGGAGCAGAGATCACAGGTCATGGACGAGCTGGATCGTCTCCGCTTCCTCACGTCTGACCAGTCACTAAGTCTTCTGCCTGAGTACGAGCAGAGAATCAATGTGAGTCAATGGGGATGGATGTTCAGGGATCAGAAGGTCCTAGAAGGAGACATACTTTGGAATTGAGGATCAGCAAATGTCTGGAGCTCGCTGCAACCGCAATGGGAGAAATATTATTTCTgtcctttttctagacacttttcaaaactgtcaaGCGAGGTGCAAAAAATgtctaaaacacaaaataaatttggcGCGCGCCATGTATTCCACGTTCTATGCACAATTTTTACCAGAATTTACTGGCGCATTTTGCTTAGTTATTCTCCCCTAATGTGTCTGTCACCTGAACTTGTTTTCATGTCTGTCCTCCTCTGACATTAGGTCCTGCGCACCCTCCAGTACATTGATGATGGCGGAGCCGTGCAGCTGAAGGGCCGCGTTGCTTGTGAGGTTAGCTGTCACGAGCTATTGGTTACAGAGCTGGTGCTGGATGGGGCATTGTCACCCCTCAACCCCGAAGAGATTGCTGCTCTGCTCTCTTGCCTCGTCTTCCAGCATAAAACACAGTGTGAACCGCGACTCACGGACACACTAAAGGAGGTAAGACCAAAACTTAC belongs to Rhinoderma darwinii isolate aRhiDar2 chromosome 8, aRhiDar2.hap1, whole genome shotgun sequence and includes:
- the SKIC2 gene encoding superkiller complex protein 2, which gives rise to MSKLDLSFVDPLDLPLSILEVGIAGRLELITDPPDPKGSTFPLSTVPHGLPPYEVDLSYDVIEKYLDDPGWLSIHDFDRSQRSLPRSRDVGSLYHMDISAPQTELSMERNAATGELRGISENTIGHSGLSAQNSLSLRRPPGPPSQSIKGSTSNFPFWPGGMDEPTIDQIKAAGDEEEALDFEKDLLTVPPGWKQGVNFKQPGGSQPPGVLPFASLLGSLEDFRLGDSSEDEDDVKAKEKDKGTKTESLPRSSSLEELGVETVSSIVPPPPPTSPPPDAHQEQWAAPLDSLSPVHDFYKRIPELAFKHPFELDNFQKKAIQCLEAGSSVFIAAHTSAGKTVVAEYAIALSLKHMTRSIYTSPIKALSNQKFRDFKITFGDVGLITGDVQLYTGASCLIMTTEILRSMLYNGSDVIRDLEWVVFDEVHYINDAERGVVWEEVLIMLPDHVNIILLSATVPNTVEFADWIGRIKKKKIYVISTTKRPVPLEHYLYTGNSQKTLNQFFLLQDATGVFQTKGYYSAVEAKKERSSKYSQTFGAKHPHGGGAGHDKGTWLSLVQSLRQRDALPVVVFTFSRSRCEQNAGALTTIDLCTASEKSEIQTYYNKCLSRLRGGDRQLPQVLHMLDLLKRGIGIHHSGILPILKEVVEMLFSRGLVKILFATETFAMGVNMPARTVVFDSIRKHDGTNFRDLTPGEYIQMAGRAGRRGLDNTGMVIILCKSDVPEMSDLHKMMMGKPTQLHSQFRLTYSMILNLLRVEALRVEDMMKRSFAEARTQKDSKSHEQRIKVLTKTLGDMGDIECSGDLADLYDYFVTVQELMCTREMLQKKVVESINGMKCLSMGRIIVISTEYHPWVPGVILQVSSDATNRVYTTLVLCEKKQDGKVVSMERVEKEKKTAPCPDDLLMGKVFRPEGPCDYKLLRLRATEIFMITGKTLRVHADKVLDDVARSQTPRFRNDPPGPAVSGVTQELSRLADLPLGSLTSLCPVNDLQLKELEVVEAVSRIRRLEGALRGFSCPNSPRFTSQYLRLEQRSQVMDELDRLRFLTSDQSLSLLPEYEQRINVLRTLQYIDDGGAVQLKGRVACEVSCHELLVTELVLDGALSPLNPEEIAALLSCLVFQHKTQCEPRLTDTLKEGVKKVRGLAERLAVTQLECGLKESVEDFVAQYKFGLTEVVYEWARGMPFSEIMTLTDIQEGLIVRCVQRLDEACRDVRSAARLVGDATLCAKMDSASQLIKRDIVFAASLYTQ